Proteins from one Deinococcus actinosclerus genomic window:
- a CDS encoding methyltransferase domain-containing protein → MTGNLTAGRRTRVMIGAGEQQWDGWTPTQQADLDLLDPGTFAAHFGAARADTFLCEHVWEHLSVPQGEAAARLVFAYLTPGGRLRVAVPDGHHPDPAYQALVAVGGPGPAHDHQVVYTLETFVPVFTQAGFDVRPLEWWDAAGQFHQQAWRVEDGPVYRSRALDHRNAAWRAGTGGPGFTSLILDCVRPDA, encoded by the coding sequence GTGACGGGAAACCTGACGGCGGGCCGCCGGACGCGCGTGATGATCGGCGCGGGCGAGCAGCAGTGGGACGGCTGGACCCCCACCCAGCAGGCGGACCTCGACCTGCTGGACCCCGGCACGTTCGCGGCCCACTTCGGCGCGGCGCGGGCAGACACCTTCCTGTGCGAGCACGTCTGGGAGCACCTGAGCGTTCCCCAGGGCGAGGCGGCCGCGCGACTGGTCTTCGCCTACCTGACGCCCGGGGGACGCCTGCGGGTCGCCGTGCCCGACGGCCATCACCCGGACCCCGCGTATCAGGCGCTCGTCGCGGTCGGCGGCCCCGGCCCCGCGCACGACCATCAGGTCGTGTACACCCTGGAGACCTTCGTGCCGGTGTTCACGCAGGCGGGTTTCGACGTGCGGCCCCTGGAGTGGTGGGACGCGGCGGGCCAGTTCCACCAGCAGGCCTGGCGCGTGGAGGACGGCCCGGTGTACCGCAGCCGAGCGCTGGACCACCGCAACGCCGCGTGGCGCGCCGGGACAGGCGGGCCGGGCTTCACCAGCCTGATCCTCGACTGCGTGCGGCCGGACGCATGA
- a CDS encoding MmcQ/YjbR family DNA-binding protein, with product MQSIADLRALCAELPHSRETFPFAATTLVFKVGPAGAGKMYALTDVQADPVSVSLKVRPERGEELRAAHAAITPGYHLNKRHWVTVTLDGRVPPELIRELIAGSHALVVEGLTRAQRQDLGL from the coding sequence ATGCAGTCCATCGCCGATCTGCGCGCCCTGTGCGCCGAGCTGCCGCACTCGCGCGAGACGTTCCCGTTCGCCGCGACGACCCTGGTGTTCAAGGTCGGCCCCGCCGGGGCCGGGAAGATGTACGCCCTGACCGACGTGCAGGCCGATCCCGTCAGCGTGTCGCTGAAGGTGCGGCCCGAACGGGGCGAGGAGCTGCGCGCCGCCCACGCGGCCATCACGCCCGGGTACCACCTGAACAAACGGCACTGGGTGACCGTGACACTCGACGGCCGCGTGCCGCCGGAGCTGATCCGTGAGCTGATCGCGGGCAGTCACGCGCTCGTCGTGGAGGGCCTGACCCGCGCGCAGCGTCAGGACCTGGGCCTGTGA